The DNA window GCGCGCATCCGGCCGCTCCCCAGCCGATCTGAGCGAAAATGCGGCCATACGCCTGCATCGCCGCCCCCTCGATGTGATCCTCGGCGGTCTGATTGGCGATAATGCCCGCCAGGTAGTTGGCAATCGAACCGGTCGCCAGCATATAGATACCGGTCAGCACGCCGGTGGCGCCGGGGATATTCAGCCGGGTGATCTGCGCCATCGCCACCGGATCGATAAACAGTTCGGCAAAGCCCATCACCGCCAGGCCGGCGATCATCAGCCCCATCGATCCCGGCCCGTGCAGCCGCGTATTGAGCGCCATCAGCGCAAAGCCGACGCCGATCAACAGCAGACCGAAGGCGAACTTGCACCAGATGCGCAGCGTGCGATCGCCCGTACCGTCGCCGCTCGCCAGCCATGCCAGCGCCACGCCGCCCAGCATCACCGCACAGGCGTTAATCGACTGGAACAGCGCGGTCGGCACCGTCCAGCCGAACCAGCGCCGATCGACGAAGTGATCGATAAACAGGCTGATGGAGCTGCCGCCCTGCTGGGCGAAAGCCCAGAACAGCGTGCCCAGCAGCATCAGCACAACGATCTGCCACAGCCCCCGGCGCTGGCCGGCGTCCGCACGCAGCATAATGCGCGCCACCAGCACCACCGCCACCACGCATACCAGCCCGAGCAAATAGCCGGCCCAGTCGTGCACAAACAGCAGCGTGAAGAACAACGGCGATGCCAGCAGCGCCGCCAGCAGCCAACCCCAGTGCGGCAAGCCCAGGCTTTTGGCGCGCATCAGCGGTGCATTCACGCCGCGGGTATGGCGGAAGTGGCGCCCGCCGAGCAGGAAGATCGCCAGGCCGGCGAACATGCCGATCCCGGCCAACGCAAAGCCGACGTGCCAGCCATAGCGCTCGGCCGCCAACCCGCAGGCGATCGGCGCCAAAATAGACCCGACGTTACCGGCGGCGTACAGCAGCGAGAACCCCCCTTCGCGGCGCGAGTCCTGCGCCGGATACAGCTCGCCCAGCAGGCAGCTGATATTGGATTTGAACAGGCCGTAGCCGCAGATGATGATGGCCAGCGCCAGATAGAGCGACTGGGCGGAGACCGCACTCAGGCCGAGCACGATATGCCCCAGCGTCATCAGCGCCGCGCCGGCAATCACCGCGACGCGATTGCCCAGCAGGCGGTCGGCGAGCCAGCCGCCCAAAATAGGAGTGACGTAAACTAACGAAGCGTAAGCGCTGTAGAGATCGATGGCGTGGCTGTCGGTATAGCCGAGTTGGTGGGTCAGATAGAGAATCAGTAACGCACGCATGCCGT is part of the Serratia marcescens genome and encodes:
- the dtpD gene encoding dipeptide permease DtpD → MKTPSQPRAIYYVVAIQIWEYFSFYGMRALLILYLTHQLGYTDSHAIDLYSAYASLVYVTPILGGWLADRLLGNRVAVIAGAALMTLGHIVLGLSAVSAQSLYLALAIIICGYGLFKSNISCLLGELYPAQDSRREGGFSLLYAAGNVGSILAPIACGLAAERYGWHVGFALAGIGMFAGLAIFLLGGRHFRHTRGVNAPLMRAKSLGLPHWGWLLAALLASPLFFTLLFVHDWAGYLLGLVCVVAVVLVARIMLRADAGQRRGLWQIVVLMLLGTLFWAFAQQGGSSISLFIDHFVDRRWFGWTVPTALFQSINACAVMLGGVALAWLASGDGTGDRTLRIWCKFAFGLLLIGVGFALMALNTRLHGPGSMGLMIAGLAVMGFAELFIDPVAMAQITRLNIPGATGVLTGIYMLATGSIANYLAGIIANQTAEDHIEGAAMQAYGRIFAQIGWGAAGCALAVIAVLGGWWLLTRRQARTVNA